The stretch of DNA AGCTTACTACATTAAAGAACAAGCTTACTTCATTCTATAAAGACTACAGTCCGGAACTGGATGCAAAGGTCACTGCAAAATTATTGGCTCTGTATGCTAATAAGACCATGCCTCAATTTTTACCATCAGGATTTGATAAGTTCAAAAATGAAGCTCAAAATATTCAGACCATAGAAGAAATTTCCAAAAATTCGGTGATTACCGGTAGAACCAATGTCAACGGTGCAAGCCTTAGTACTGATGTTGAAAAGGCATTTTCTAACCAGGATAAATTAATCAAAACCATTAAAAAAGATCCGGCTTACCAGCTATATCTTTCCATTAGAGATACCTATATGAAGGTTGCAGATCCTCAATACTCTTCTCTTCAGGCAAAAATTGATGCATTACAGAAGAAGTTTATGGATCAGCAGATGACAACGGATAAAGACAGAAAATTCTTTCCTGATGCCAACTCTACTCTTCGGGTAACGTACGGTAAAGTTAGAGGCTCCAATCCAAGAGATGCTGTTTCCTATGGTTACCAGACCCATTTAGCCGGAGTTATAGAAAAATATATTCCTGGAGACTATGAGTTTGATGTACCAAAAAGATTGATCGATCTTTATAATAAAAAAGATTATGGAAATTATAGAGATAAAAGTGGTGATGTTCCTGTAGGGTTCACTGCTACGAATCATACAACAGGAGGAAATTCAGGAAGTCCTGCATTGGATGCTTATGGAAATTTAGTTGGATTAAACTTTGACAGACAGTGGGAAGGAACTATGAGTGATATCAATTATGATCCGCGTTTCAGTAGAAACATTATGGTTGACACTAAATACATTCTTTTCATCATTGATAAGTTTGCCGATTCCAAATGGCTAATCGATGAGATGAAGATTATAAAATAGTTTTTATATTTATAAAATTCAAAAACCCTATTTAATAATTATTAAATAGGGTTTTTTATTGTTTTAAAAAGGAAATTTAAAATTTTTAGCAATAGAGATATTCTATAGAAAATGATTTATCATTACTCTATATCTATGTAATTTTAAATAAAACTTTTTTATGAACCATAATCATCTTAAAGTGTGCACGGCATGCGGTACACAATATCCCGAGGACCATACTGAAAACAAATGTATTATTTGTGAAGACGAAAGACAAGCAGTACCTCAAAATGGACAATCCTGGACAACCCACGAAAAGTTGTTGGAAAAACACAGTGTGAAAATCAAAAAGATCAATGACAAACTCTATGAATTTCTGGTTAACCCAACGTTTTCTATCGGCCAACGAGCCTTCCTTATTATTTCAGAAAACGGAAATGTATTATGGGACTGTATTCCTTTACTGGATGAAGGTGCAATAGAATTTATTAAATCCAAAGGAGGATTAAAAGCCATTGCTTTTTCACATCCGCATTATTATTCCAATATGAGAATGTGGGCTGAAGCTTTTAATTGTAAAATTTATATCCATCAAAAGGATCAGGAATGGGTGGTGAATAGAGGAAATTATATAGAGTATTGGAATGGTGATTATATTGAGTTATGGGATCAGTTAAAGCTTCATCATATTGGTGGACATTTTGAAGGAAGTTCTATCATAGAAATCCCCTGGATCAGTGAAAATGGGACTCTTTTGATCGGAGATACCATGTACCTTTCCCCATCAATGAAACATTTTGCTACCATGAGAAGCTATCCGAACAGAATTCCTCTCCCGCTAAATGAAATCAGAAGAATTGAAAAGCGTTTTGATGAGATTACCTTTGATACCATTTACGGTTTTTATTCTTATCAAAATGTAGAAAACAATGCTAAAGAAATTGTGAGGAGCTCATTTGAGAAATATCAGTAGTTGGTAAGAGTTGAGTGTTTCTAGTTGCTTATTTTTAGTTGTCGGGCCAGTTACTAGTTACTTTCCTTCTACTTAATCCCTAATCCCTCCTGCCACCTATTACCTATTACCTATTACCTATTACCTATTACCTATTACCTATCATCTGCAACCTTGTATGTATGTATGTATGTATGTATGTATGTATGTATGTAGTAGTAGTAGTTTGTATCTGTCTATAACAAAAAAAGTCTCATACAAATAAATGTATGAGACTTTTTAATAAAAACTGGCGGCGACCTACTCTCCCGCTTTCGCAGTACCATCGGCGCTGGTGGGCTTAACTTCTGTGTTCGGAATGGGAACAGGTGAGCCCCACCGCTAAAACCACCCTAAAGGCTTTATATAAGAGGTTAGACTTTAGTCATTAGAGGTTAGATCATTCTCTAACTTCTAAATTCTATTTGCTAACTTCTGGTTTTAATCGATAAAAACGTTCACAAAGACAAAACCTTTACTGCGCAACTAAGTGCTGCCAATTAGGCTATAAATCTACGGGTAATTAGTACTACTCGGCTATGCTGTTACCAACTTTACACCTATAGCCTATCAACGTGGTCATCTCCCACGACCCTTAAAAGATGTCTCATCTTGAGGCGAGTTTCGCACTTATATGCTTTCAGTGCTTATCTCTTCCAAACGTAGCTACTCAGCGGTGCACCTGGCGGTACAACTGATACACCAGAGGTTTGTTCAATTCGGTCCTCTCGTACTAGAATCAAGCCCTCTCAAACATCTAACGCCCGCAATAGATAGAGACCGAACTGTCTCACGACGTTCTGAACCCAGCTCGCGTGCCACTTTAATGGGCGAACAGCCCAACCCTTGGGACCTTCTCCAGCCCCAGGATGTGACGAGCCGACATCGAGGTGCCGAACCTCCCCGTCGATGTGAGCTCTTGGGGGAGACTAGCCTGTTATCCCCGGAGTACCTTTTATCCTATGAGCGATGGCCCTTCCATACGGAACCACCGGATCACTATGTCCTGCTTTCGCACCTGATCGACTTGTAGGTCTCACAGTCAAGCACCCTTATGCCATTACACTCTACGCACGGTTACCAAGCGTGCTGAGGGTACCTTTGAAAGCCTCCGTTACTCTTTTGGAGGCGACCACCCCAGTCAAACTACCCACCACGCAATGTCCTTCTAAAAGAAGTTAGGCTCCAAGTAAGTAAAGGGTGGTATTTCAACGTCGACTCCACCAACACTAGCGTGCCAGCTTCATAGTCTCCCACCTATCCTACACATTACTTACTCAAAGTCAATACGAAGTTATAGTAAAGGTTCACAGGGTCTTTTCGTCCCATTGCGGGTAATCGGCATCTTCACCGATACTACAATTTCACAGAGCTCATGGTTGAGACAGTGCCCAGATCGTTACACCATTCGTGCAGGTCGGAACTTACCCGACAAGGAATTTCGCTACCTTAGGACCGTTATAGTTACGGCCGCCGTTTACTGGGGCTTCAGTCAAACGCTTCGCTTACGCTAACGCCCTTCCTTAACCTTCCAGCACCGGGCAGGTGTCAGACCCTATACAGCATCTTTCGATTTAGCAGAGTCCTGTGTTTTTGATAAACAGTCGCCTGGGCCTCTTCACTGCGGCCACCATTGCTGATGGCGTCTCTTCTTCCGAAGTTACGAGACTATTTTGCCTAGTTCCTTAACCATGATTCACTCTAGCACCTTAGGATTCTCTCCTCGACTACCTGTGTCGGTTTTGGTACGGGTTGCTTCACTTCGGCTTTTCTTGGAAGCACTTTCCCTGCAGCAGCTTCGCCCGAAGGCTAGGCCTTGACTATTCCGTCAGTCTCCAGCAAGTACGGCACTCCGTCCCCTTTTTAGTGTGAGCAAGTATGGGAATATTAACCCATTGTCCATCCACTACCCCTTTCGGGTTCGCGTTAGGTCCCGACTAACCCTCAGCTGATTAGCATGGCTGAGGAAACCTTAGTCTTTCGGTGAGGGGGTTTCTCGCCCCCTTTATCGTTACTTATGCCTACATTTTCTTTTCTATCCGCTCCACAATACCTCACGATACTGCTTCGGCGCAAATAGAATGCTCCCCTACCAGATATAATTCTAAATTATAAATCCATAGCTTCGGTAATATGTTTATGCCCGATTATTATCCATGCCGGACCGCTCGACTAGTGAGCTGTTACGCACTCTTTAAATGAATGGCTGCTTCCAAGCCAACATCCTAGCTGTCAATGCAGTCCAACCGCGTTGCTTCAACTTAACATATATTTGGGGACCTTAGCTGTTGGTCTGGGTTCTTTCCCTCTCGGACATGGACCTTAGCACCCATGCCCTCACTGCCGTAGAACATTTATTAGCATTCGGAGTTTGTCAGGAATTGGTAGGTGGTGAAACCCCCGCATCCAATCAGTAGCTCTACCTCTAATAAACTTATATACGACGCTGCACCTAAATGCATTTCGGGGAGTACGAGCTATCTCCCAGTTTGATTGGCCTTTCACCCCTACCCACAGGTCATCCGAAGACTTTTCAACGTCAACCGGTTCGGTCCTCCACTCTGTGTTACCAGAGCTTCAACCTGCCCATGGGTAGATCACAAGGTTTCGCGTCTAATCCTACTAACTATGCGCCCTATTCAGACTCGCTTTCGCTCCGGCTCCGGACCTGAAGTCCTTAACCTCGCTAGTAAAATTAACTCGTAGGCTCATTATGCAAAAGGCACGCCGTCACCCAACATGTGGGCTCCGACCGCTTGTAGGCGTACGGTTTCAGGTTCTATTTCACCCTTCTATTCGAAGTGCTTTTCACCTTTCCTTCACAGTACTTGTTCACTATCGGTCTTTCAGGAGTATTTAGCCTTGGAGGATGGTCCCCCCATATTCAGACAGGATTTCACGTGTCCCGCCCTACTCATTTATCATCAAAATATGCCTTTCAAATACGGGGCTATCACCCTCTATGGCTGTTCTTTCCAGAACATTCTTTTAAACATATAATGACTTTTGGGCTAATCCGCTTTCGCTCGCCACTACTTACGGA from Chryseobacterium piperi encodes:
- a CDS encoding MBL fold metallo-hydrolase, with translation MNHNHLKVCTACGTQYPEDHTENKCIICEDERQAVPQNGQSWTTHEKLLEKHSVKIKKINDKLYEFLVNPTFSIGQRAFLIISENGNVLWDCIPLLDEGAIEFIKSKGGLKAIAFSHPHYYSNMRMWAEAFNCKIYIHQKDQEWVVNRGNYIEYWNGDYIELWDQLKLHHIGGHFEGSSIIEIPWISENGTLLIGDTMYLSPSMKHFATMRSYPNRIPLPLNEIRRIEKRFDEITFDTIYGFYSYQNVENNAKEIVRSSFEKYQ